One region of Flavobacterium sp. GSB-24 genomic DNA includes:
- a CDS encoding DUF3244 domain-containing protein produces MKKIAKLSLVAALLFTGISTYAIDGNGEFNLHVLKANGKLITFALNKVQKANLAIYDKDGTLIYSETASGKEGILRTFSLEEFPEGTYFLEVEDNVKKAKYEITITENAALSRTAISSVYKAGFAKNTSVATR; encoded by the coding sequence ATGAAAAAGATTGCAAAATTGAGTTTAGTAGCAGCGTTGCTATTCACAGGAATAAGCACTTACGCAATTGACGGAAATGGAGAATTTAATCTTCACGTATTAAAAGCTAATGGAAAACTGATCACTTTCGCACTTAACAAAGTACAGAAAGCCAATTTAGCTATTTATGACAAAGATGGGACACTTATTTATTCTGAAACAGCTTCAGGTAAAGAAGGAATCTTAAGAACTTTCAGCCTAGAAGAATTTCCAGAGGGAACTTATTTCTTAGAAGTTGAAGACAACGTAAAAAAAGCAAAATACGAAATTACAATAACTGAAAATGCAGCTTTATCAAGAACTGCGATTTCTTCTGTTTACAAAGCAGGTTTTGCTAAAAACACAAGCGTTGCAACACGTTAA
- a CDS encoding helix-turn-helix transcriptional regulator codes for MSTLTKPNHIGRKISRIRELRDMKQEALAQALGTNQQAISAMENSETIEEERLVEVAKALGVSVEAIKNFSDEAAINYFNTFNESPNNYFGLNNCTFNPLDKLMETVEENKKLYERLLKAEQDKIEYLEKLLKNK; via the coding sequence ATGAGCACACTAACAAAACCAAATCATATAGGGCGAAAAATAAGCCGTATTCGTGAACTGCGAGATATGAAACAAGAAGCTTTGGCGCAGGCGTTAGGAACAAACCAGCAAGCAATTTCGGCTATGGAAAACAGCGAAACGATAGAAGAAGAAAGACTTGTTGAGGTGGCAAAAGCGCTTGGTGTATCGGTTGAAGCGATTAAGAATTTTTCAGACGAAGCAGCAATTAATTATTTTAATACTTTCAATGAAAGTCCTAATAATTATTTTGGTCTAAACAATTGCACTTTCAATCCATTAGATAAATTAATGGAAACTGTAGAAGAGAATAAAAAGCTTTATGAGCGTTTGCTGAAAGCGGAACAAGATAAAATCGAATATTTAGAGAAACTATTAAAAAATAAATAA
- a CDS encoding T9SS type A sorting domain-containing protein, whose amino-acid sequence MKKIVRLSLVAALLFTGISTYAIDGTAEFNLHVLKANGKLITFGLNQTQKANLSIYDKDGSLIYSETASGKDGILRTFSLEEFPEGTYFLEVEDNMKKSKYEIKVTDNVSVLSQNAVSSVYKPGFEKNTSVATR is encoded by the coding sequence ATGAAAAAGATTGTTAGATTGAGTTTAGTAGCTGCATTGCTTTTCACAGGAATTAGCACATATGCAATTGATGGAACAGCGGAGTTTAATCTTCACGTATTAAAAGCTAATGGAAAATTAATCACTTTCGGTCTTAATCAGACTCAGAAAGCTAATTTATCTATTTATGATAAAGATGGATCTCTTATATATTCTGAAACCGCTTCTGGTAAAGATGGAATCTTGAGAACTTTCAGCTTAGAAGAATTTCCAGAAGGAACTTATTTCTTAGAAGTTGAAGACAATATGAAAAAATCAAAATACGAAATTAAAGTAACTGATAATGTTTCTGTATTATCTCAAAATGCAGTTTCTTCAGTTTATAAACCAGGTTTCGAAAAAAATACAAGTGTGGCGACACGCTAA